From Macaca mulatta isolate MMU2019108-1 chromosome 1, T2T-MMU8v2.0, whole genome shotgun sequence, the proteins below share one genomic window:
- the LOC709286 gene encoding T-cell surface glycoprotein CD1a: FPPPTASTNSSFSESLTKPNFIPLCQTLQTSPFCFCNLWFYSYNLFFYSFHFIFFSPSFPYFITPDPFEIQVTGGCELHSGKFSGSFHRLAYQGSDFVSFQNNSWLPSPVAGNMANRLCKVLNQNQHQNDITHSLLSDTCPRLILGLLDAGKAHLQRQVKPEAWLSRGLSPGPGRLQLVCHVSGFYPKPVWVMWMRGEQEQQGTQRGDILPNADGTWYLRATLEVAAGEAADLSCRVKHSSLEGQDIIPYWEHHSSMGLIILAVIVPLLLLIGLVLWFRKHCFR, translated from the exons TTTCCTCCACCTACAGCTTCCACCAATTCCTCTTTCTCTGAATCCCTGACCAAACcaaattttattccattatgtCAAACCCTGCAAACTTCCCCCTTCTGCTTCTGCAATCTTTGGTTCTACTCCTACAATCTTTTCTTCTactcatttcattttatctttttttctccgTCTTTCCCATATTTCATAACCCCAGATCCTTTTGAGATACAGGTGACAGGAGGCTGTGAACTGCACTCTGGAAagttctcaggaagcttccatagGTTGGCTTATCAAGGATCAGATTTCGTGAGCTTCCAGAACAATTCATGGTTGCCATCTCCGGTGGCTGGGAATATGGCCAACCGTCTCTGCAAAGTGCTCAATCAGAATCAGCATCAAAATGACATAACACACAGTCTCCTCAGTGACACCTGCCCACGTCTCATCTTGGGTCTTCTTGATGCAGGAAAGGCACATCTCCAGAGGCAAG TGAAGCCCGAGGCCTGGCTGTCCCGTGGCCTCAGTCCTGGCCCTGGCCGTCTACAGCTTGTGTGCCATGTCTCAGGATTCTACCCAAAACCTGTGTGGGTGATGTGGATGCGGGGTGAGCAGGAGCAGCAGGGCACTCAGCGAGGGGACATCCTGCCCAATGCTGACGGGACATGGTATCTCCGAGCAACCCTGGAGGTGGCCGCTGGGGAGGCAGCTGACCTGTCCTGTCGGGTGAAGCACAGCAGTCTAGAGGGCCAGGACATCATCCCCTACTGGG AACATCACAGTTCCATGGGCTTGATCATCTTGGCGGTGATAGTGCCTTTGCTGCTTCTGATAGGTCTTGTACTTTGGTTCAGGAAACACTG TTTCCGTTAA